The following proteins are encoded in a genomic region of Palaemon carinicauda isolate YSFRI2023 chromosome 19, ASM3689809v2, whole genome shotgun sequence:
- the LOC137659271 gene encoding cuticle protein AM1159-like: MSQDISSQHIISFPMRGSTISKCFSSLASDVWEVGVGIKTGGILGNRPLPSESHSTHLSVPLKFVAALLVASVVADKVPLTNPRLATILKNEQHTPDEFGNHNSDFETENGIEVHISGSQGESGGANVIGSWSYVQDDGSLASLKFVADEFGYQPESDLLPVAPHFPHPIPQFVLDQIEFARLEDERRAREGVSAED; the protein is encoded by the exons ATGTCACAAGACATTTCTTCACAGCATATCATTTCCTTCCCTATGAGAGGATCTACGATTAGCAAATGTTTCTCCTCTCTAGCATCAGATGTGTGGGAAGTGGGAGTGGGAATAAAGACTGGGGGGATTCTGGGTAACAG ACCCCTTCCATCTGAGTCTCACTCAACCCATCTTTCCGTCCCTCTCAAGTTCGTAGCCGCCCTCCTCGTGGCCTCAGTCGTGGCAGACAAGGTGCCCCTCACCAACCCGAGGTTGGCCACCATCCTCAAGAACGAACAACACACCCCGGACGAGTTCGGAAACCACAACAGCGACTTCGAGACCGAGAACGGAATCGAGGTTCACATCTCGGGATCCCAGGGAGAGTCCGGAGGCGCCAATGTCATTGGCTCATGGAG CTACGTCCAGGACGACGGTAGCCTCGCCAGCCTCAAGTTCGTGGCTGACGAGTTCGGATACCAGCCCGAGTCTGACCTCCTGCCCGTGGCCCCACACTTCCCCCACCCCATCccacagttcgtcctcgaccagatcgagtTCGCCAGACTCGAGGACGAGCGAAGAGCCCGAGAAGGAGTTAGCGCCGAAGATTAG
- the LOC137658350 gene encoding cuticle protein AM1159-like — protein MKLFVAALLVASVVADKVPFTNPRLATILKNEQHTPDEFGNHNSDFETENGIEVHISGSQGESGGANVIGSWSYVQDDGSLASLKFVADEFGYQPESDLLPVAPHFPHPIPQFVLDQIEFARLEDERRAREGVSAED, from the exons ATGAAGCTG TTCGTAGCCGCCCTCCTCGTGGCCTCAGTCGTGGCAGACAAGGTGCCCTTCACCAACCCGAGGTTGGCCACCATCCTCAAGAACGAACAACACACCCCGGACGAGTTCGGAAACCACAACAGCGACTTCGAGACCGAGAACGGAATCGAGGTTCACATCTCGGGATCCCAGGGAGAGTCCGGAGGCGCCAATGTGATTGGCTCATGGAG CTACGTCCAGGACGACGGTAGCCTCGCCAGCCTCAAGTTCGTGGCCGACGAGTTCGGATACCAGCCCGAGTCTGACCTTCTGCCCGTGGCCCCACACTTCCCCCACCCCATCccacagttcgtcctcgaccagatcgagtTCGCCAGACTCGAGGACGAGCGAAGAGCCCGAGAAGGAGTCAGCGCCGAAGATTAG
- the LOC137658351 gene encoding cuticle protein AMP4-like, which produces MKLILIASLVAAVAMADERPLASPVIAILKNEQHTPDEFGNHNSDFEAANGIEVHISGSQGESGGANVIGSWSYPLEDGTIASLKFVADENGYQPESDLLPVAPHFPHPIPQFVLDQIEFARLEDELRARAGISAEE; this is translated from the exons ATGAAACTG ATCCTTATTGCCTCCCTTGTAGCAGCCGTTGCTATGGCTGACGAGCGGCCCTTGGCGAGCCCGGTTATCGCCATCCTGAAGAACGAACAACACACCCCGGATGAGTTCGGAAATCACAACAGCGACTTCGAAGCCGCAAATGGAATCGAAGTCCACATCTCGGGATCCCAGGGAGAGAGTGGCGGAGCCAATGTCATTGGATCATGGAG CTACCCTCTGGAAGATGGAACCATCGCCAGCCTCAAGTTCGTGGCCGACGAGAACGGATACCAGCCTGAGTCTGACCTCCTGCCCGTGGCCCCACACTTCCCCCACCCCATCCCACAGTTTGTCCTCGACCAGATCGAGTTCGCCAGACTCGAAGACGAGCTAAGGGCCCGAGCAGGAATCAGTGCTGAAGAATAA
- the LOC137658352 gene encoding cuticle protein AM1159-like — translation MADKMPLTNPRLATILKNEQHTPDEFGNHNSDFETENGIEVHISGSQGESGGANVIGSWSYVQDDGSLASLKFVADEFGYQPESDLLPVAPHFPHPIPQFVLDQIEFARLEDERRARQGVSAED, via the exons ATGGCAGACAAGATGCCCCTCACCAACCCGAGGTTGGCCACCATCCTCAAGAACGAACAACACACCCCGGACGAGTTCGGAAACCACAACAGCGACTTCGAGACCGAGAACGGAATCGAGGTTCACATCTCGGGATCCCAGGGAGAGTCCGGAGGTGCCAATGTGATTGGCTCATGGAG CTACGTCCAGGACGACGGTAGCCTCGCCAGCCTCAAGTTCGTGGCCGACGAGTTCGGATACCAGCCCGAGTCTGACCTCCTGCCCGTTGCCCCACACTTCCCCCACCCTATCccacagttcgtcctcgaccagatcgagtTCGCCAGACTCGAGGACGAGAGAAGAGCCCGACAAGGAGTCAGCGCCGAAGATTAG
- the LOC137658353 gene encoding cuticle protein AMP4-like — translation MKLILIASLVAAVAMADERPLASPVIAILKNEQHTPDEFGNHNSDFEAANGIEVHISGSQGESGGANVIGSWSYPLEDGTIASLKFVADENGYQPESDLLPVAPHFPHPIPQFVLDQIEFARLEDERRARAGISAEE, via the exons ATGAAACTG ATCCTTATTGCTTCCCTTGTAGCAGCCGTTGCTATGGCTGACGAGCGGCCCTTGGCGAGCCCGGTTATCGCCATCCTGAAGAACGAACAACACACCCCAGATGAGTTCGGAAATCACAACAGCGACTTCGAAGCCGCAAATGGAATCGAAGTCCACATCTCGGGATCCCAGGGAGAGAGTGGCGGAGCCAATGTCATTGGATCATGGAG CTACCCTCTGGAAGATGGAACCATCGCCAGCCTCAAGTTCGTGGCCGACGAGAACGGATACCAGCCCGAGTCTGACCTCCTGCCCGTGGCCCCACACTTCCCCCACCCCATCCCACAGTTTGTCCTCGACCAGATCGAGTTCGCCAGACTCGAAGACGAACGAAGGGCCAGAGCAGGAATCAGTGCTGAAGAATAA
- the LOC137658354 gene encoding cuticle protein AM1159-like: MKLFVAALLVASVVADKVPFTNPRLATILKNEQHTPDEFGNHNSDFEIENGIEVHISGSQGESGGANVIGSWSYVQDDGSLASLKFVADEFGYQPESDLLPVAPHFPHPIPQFVLDQIEFARLEDERRAREGFSAED, from the exons ATGAAGCTG TTCGTAGCCGCCCTCCTCGTGGCCTCAGTCGTGGCAGACAAGGTGCCCTTCACCAACCCGAGGTTGGCCACCATCCTCAAGAACGAACAACACACCCCGGACGAGTTCGGAAACCACAACAGCGACTTCGAGATCGAGAACGGAATCGAGGTTCACATCTCGGGATCCCAGGGAGAGTCCGGAGGCGCTAATGTGATTGGCTCATGGAG CTACGTCCAGGACGACGGTAGCCTCGCCAGCCTCAAGTTCGTGGCCGACGAGTTTGGATACCAGCCCGAGTCTGACCTTCTGCCCGTGGCCCCACACTTCCCCCACCCCATCccacagttcgtcctcgaccagatcgagtTCGCCAGACTCGAGGACGAGCGAAGAGCCCGAGAAGGATTCAGCGCCGAAGATTAG
- the LOC137658355 gene encoding cuticle protein AMP4-like, whose amino-acid sequence MKLILIASLVAAVAMADERPLASPVIAILKNEQHTPDEFGNHNSDFEAANGIEVHISGSQGESGGANVIGSWSYPLEDGTIASLKFVADENGYQPESDLLPVAPHFPHPIPHFVLDQIEFARLEDERRARAGISAEE is encoded by the exons ATGAAACTG ATCCTTATTGCCTCCCTTGTAGCAGCCGTTGCTATGGCTGACGAGCGGCCCTTGGCGAGCCCGGTTATCGCCATCCTGAAGAACGAACAACACACCCCAGATGAGTTCGGAAATCACAACAGCGACTTTGAAGCCGCAAATGGAATCGAAGTCCACATCTCGGGATCCCAGGGAGAGAGTGGCGGAGCCAATGTCATTGGATCATGGAG CTACCCTCTGGAAGATGGAACCATCGCCAGCCTCAAGTTCGTGGCCGACGAGAACGGATACCAGCCCGAGTCTGACCTCCTGCCCGTGGCCCCACACTTCCCCCACCCCATCCCACACTTTGTCCTCGACCAGATCGAGTTCGCCAGACTCGAAGACGAACGAAGGGCCCGAGCAGGAATCAGTGCTGAAGAATAA
- the LOC137659272 gene encoding uncharacterized protein yields MSSEIITATSKPQTESKSTSRDPRERVVKPMSLDHGATIRIWKGTDLWHCNVESQCLKHHGDVLKRQRDSTSLKLSRDLYSSFEKLSKTEDNPRASGHLRKSHPTHLSVPLKFVAALLVASVVADKVPFSNPRLATILKNEQHTPDEFGNHNSDFETENGIEVHISGSQGESGGANVIGSWSYVQDDGSLASLKFVADEFGYQPESDLLPVAPHFPHPIPQFVLDQIEFARLEDERRARQGVSAED; encoded by the exons ATGAGTTCGGAAATCATAACAGCGACTTCGAAGCCGCAAACGGAATCGAAGTCCACATCTCGGGATCCCAGGGAGAGAGTGGTGAAGCCAATGTCATTGGATCATGGAG CCACTATTAGGATATGGAAGGGGACAGACCTTTGGCATTGCAATGTAGAATCTCAATGTTTGAAACATCATGGAGATGTTCTCAAGAGACAAAGGGATTCAACATCTTTGAAACTGTCGAGGGATTTATATAGCAGCTTCGAGAAGTTGAGCAAAACCGAGGACAATCCAAGAGCTTCAGGTCACCTAAGAAAG TCTCACCCAACCCATCTCTCTGTCCCTCTCAAGTTCGTAGCCGCCCTCCTCGTGGCCTCAGTCGTGGCAGACAAGGTGCCCTTCAGCAACCCGAGGTTGGCCACCATCCTCAAGAACGAACAACACACCCCGGACGAGTTCGGAAACCACAACAGCGACTTCGAGACCGAGAACGGAATCGAGGTTCACATCTCGGGATCCCAGGGAGAGTCCGGAGGCGCCAATGTCATTGGCTCATGGAG CTACGTCCAGGACGACGGTAGCCTCGCCAGCCTCAAGTTCGTGGCCGACGAGTTCGGATACCAGCCCGAGTCTGACCTTCTGCCCGTGGCCCCACACTTCCCCCACCCCATCccacagttcgtcctcgaccagatcgagtTCGCCAGACTCGAAGACGAGCGAAGAGCCCGACAAGGAGTTAGCGCCGAAGATTAG